From one Candidatus Thermoplasmatota archaeon genomic stretch:
- a CDS encoding heme exporter protein CcmB yields MTLGALRIAQKDLNIELRTRERMTSMILLSLVIILSFRFALFGFDMELSENPHLVAPILWTTIFFAGIMGLESSFSYEKENKYLDGLLLLPTSRYSIYLGKMLSNLLFLIVVDLVTLVFVVAFFAYDPGGSFLTLLGVILVGTFSFVAMGTLVSGMTIAAKTRQSLLQIALIPLIVFTVVIPAVAATSKIVSESGDVMPELNILVGFGILSLLLAYLLFGHIMEG; encoded by the coding sequence TTGACGCTCGGTGCCTTGAGGATTGCACAGAAGGACCTTAACATAGAGCTCAGAACGCGAGAGAGGATGACGTCCATGATTCTGTTAAGCCTGGTCATAATCCTCTCGTTCAGGTTCGCCCTCTTCGGTTTCGACATGGAACTGAGCGAGAACCCTCATCTCGTAGCGCCCATCCTGTGGACGACGATCTTCTTCGCCGGCATCATGGGTCTGGAATCCTCTTTCTCGTACGAGAAGGAGAACAAGTACCTTGACGGCCTTCTGCTCCTCCCGACGAGCAGATACTCGATATATCTGGGAAAGATGCTCTCCAATCTGCTATTCCTCATCGTTGTGGACCTCGTGACGCTCGTGTTCGTTGTCGCCTTCTTCGCGTACGATCCCGGCGGGTCATTCTTGACGTTGCTCGGGGTCATTCTCGTCGGCACGTTCAGTTTCGTTGCCATGGGAACGCTCGTTTCCGGGATGACCATAGCTGCCAAGACCCGCCAGTCGCTCCTGCAGATCGCTCTCATCCCCCTGATAGTGTTCACAGTCGTGATCCCTGCGGTCGCGGCAACTTCGAAGATTGTGTCCGAAAGCGGCGACGTGATGCCAGAGCTGAACATTCTGGTTGGCTTCGGAATCCTGAGCCTGCTTCTCGCCTATCTCCTGTTCGGGCATATCATGGAGGGCTAG